The segment ggcagctgtggtgtttgcattgaagttgtggaggcattatctttatggagtacatgtggatgtgttcacggatcataagagtctccagtacgtgttcacgcAGAGGGAGCTGAATCTACGGCAACGCAGATGGTTGGAGCtgctgaaggattatgacatgaatgtgcactatcatccaggtaaggctaatgttgtggctgatgctttgagcaggatgagcatggggagtACAACCCACGTTGAGGATCAGAAGAAGGAGCTAATGAAAGAGGTACACAGACTGGCCAGACTGGGTGTgcggttggttgactctactagtggaggtgtttcagttcaccctagttctgaatcatccctgatagtggaagtcaaaaagggtcagcatcttgaccctgtgttgatggagatgaaggactcagtgttgttaaaaatgaatgagtctttttctttgggagatgatggcatacttagATACCAGAACCGGTTGTGCGTACCAGATGTAGATGATTTACGGACCAAGATTGttacagaggcccatggttcaagatattccatacatccaggttccacaaaaatgtatcatgatcttaagcagatttattggtgggatggcatgaagaaggatattaCAGACTAcgtggctaagtgtcctaattgtcagcaggttaaggcagagcatcttaagcctggtggtctgactcagattattgaggttccgacttggaaatgggaggccattaatatggacttcgtagttggtcttccgaggactaggaggcagcatgactctatatgggttgttgtggacagattgactaagtcttcccactttatccctgtgaagtctacttacagggcCGAGGATTACGCGAGACattacattgatgagattgtgagatggcatgggatccctttgtctattatttcagatagaggagctcagtttacttcgcatttttggagatctttccagaaaagcttaggcacgcaggtgaaacttagtactgcctttcatcctcagacagatgggcagGTAGAGCGCACTATTCAGACATTAGAGGACATGTTaagagcgtgtgtgattgactttagaggtaattgggatgaccatctacctttgatagagttctcgtataataatagctatcactccagcattgggatgacaccgtttgaggcattgtatggtaggaggtgtagatctccagttgggtggttcaaGGTTAGAGAGTCATCTATTctgggtccagagatcattcatgaggccttggagaaagttagactgattagggacaggttgtCTACTGCTTACAGCCGACAAAAATCatatgcagacaacagaaagcgacccttagaatttaacgttggtgaccaggtctacttgaagatatctcctatgaaaggggtgatgagatttggtagaaaagggaagctTATTCCGAGGTATgtggggccatatgagatcctacaacgcgtgggtgaggtggcctatgagttagcattgcctgcggagctagcttctgttcatccagtctttcatgtctctatgttgaagaagtgcctaggtgatccagcatcaatcTTGCCTgtagaaggtttgggggttggtgaagacttgtcctatgaggaaatacctgttgagatcttagacagacaggtcaagcggctgaggaacaaggagattgccacagtgaaggtatggtggagaaaccatcttgttgagggtgctacgtgggaggctgaggccgacatgagatcccgatatccacatcttttcaaCTCTTGAGGTTAGGCTTCCTACTCGTAAGACTATAGTTCCTTATCTCTTCGTATTTGTTGCTATTGGCTGATTTTACATAacaattaagttatgatctgaTTGGCATTATGAGGTGTaatggtagtgtcattcggggacgaatgttcctaagggggggataatgtaacgatttaaaaaaagagagaattatataaataagaataaataggtatttaagggcataattatcctttcacgttttaaatgaataaataaataaataagtaaataaataaaacagatttgtatttatttattttaaatgttatttgactaattattgaattagtctcctaattcaaatagtcctctctctctcacgcttcttaactccctctctcacgttctccatcttcctcacattatttctgccaaaacatcaacagttttcatgcttgaagaactaacaaaaaattttaagcaaaagaaaaagtaatcaaaacgtcaaggctaagagaggtttgtCGAGAGAGGTGtacgttgaagtgaattgggagtggtttggaggagttttccgggcagcaacattaaagtttgaacatcgattaaggtatgggtttcttctctcttggtccctttcccaagagaccccttaagattcaagatattcattccgaaaactagggttgtttccttTTGAatgtccttgtcactagctcccaatgaattttaggttgcgtatgattgctggtagatttagaggtatattatgttttcgcgatgaatatgattatgtttgtgtacttgGAATCGTATGAGTGGCAatcatgtttttcttgaaattttgtgtAAGTACGTTACGGTGAATGAGGTTCTTTATGTAATGCTCCAAAAGTTTAATGTAatatgattgtatttattgtgtattttatgtgtaaaATGGGTGTACAAGATGATGTCCATCATGGTGAAATATATAGTAATTGATCAACAATCTTTTAGCCAAACAAACCCATTAAATATACACTTAAAATGTGTTAAAATAGTCTACGAATTTTCTTAGaaattcaagtaaaaatatGGATAAAAACGAATtgaaaaaagaccaaaaattcCAGCAACAATGCAACTTTAATTTGGACTAAAGTTTAATgaaggaaatctggaaatttaataaattttaaagggaTGAGGCCACCAGGAATCGAACCTGGGACCTCACCCGTGAGGCAGCAGTAGTTCgcaggaaaaaaaaagaatgttgggggcggggatcgaacccacgacccccatccgcgaaaagaaaaaaaaaaggggattAAAAGGGAATGCTGGGGcgggggatcgaacccacgaccccaGTTCgcaaaaacgaaaaaaaataataaggggatgcgaggcgtggggatcgaacccacgacctcagggCTGAAAGAGGGAGTATAAATATTAAGGGAATaaaggtgaggctgtgggggttcgaacccaccacctcacagcctccattCCCAGCGAAATTAAGAGGAAAACAAGGGGGGCTGTGGGGgctcgaacccacaacctccctattcaagcgaatttaattaaaaataataataataataataaattaaaattctaattaaagttggaaaattaattctcttatgtaaacattgagatttaatttagaattttaattaaaagtagaatattaattcttttttttttgtaaatattgagatttaagttagaattctaattaaattagaaaattattctttcatgtaaatgattgaaatttaatctagaattctaattaaaatagaaaatttattatgtcacgaaaatgttgagatttaatttagagttctaaattaCGAATATTAGAACTAAAgtcaatgaaaaaatataaatggtatccaaataattcaagatttgggttctcgtgtccaaacctccgtattgatacataagtcatacgtgagtgaaatattcaagagtaatgtcatctacttagatcaaaaatcaaagatcttgacatatatacaagatacataagtcttgtaatacataatcttaaaaaaataagaatcacttaacgaactataaatgaagctccatggcttgtatgtatagacacacaagtttaacatacgttcaaaaataagtggacctaagatatacgtaatgaaatgaagaatgtggtgacaaccatgatgtgaggctaatgtatatgatgagagcaatctcaaataagcctaagtaaatgttacaaataCGTACTTACCAATGTGAGTGTGAGATaataaagagaccagtctctatgaatactctaataaaaatattgagtttaaaacacttaatactaatgatgatatgagaaatcatctattgagctatgatgtcctcatactagaagtagacttctatgatgtatgagttgaatgtaatggaactttataccgagtaccgataggctagctatgagtggtgatgccttctttcgggaagggcggaggttcacgtaattctcatgagatgagactgtccggcttgccgggtatgggtctccatacatctcctagtctttgaacctatattgccactatagggatctggcggggttgaATTCCCATATAAGCcagcatgttattgaatcgctttggccggtgattccacctcttttcagtgtgggggagacacttgatttcatgatgctcacatgatctatgttggttaaagttaaagttcccaatgaatgaatgaggccagcctcaaatgaatcatataaagaaatgaatgataccgaaggtgttaggatatgataatcaagaggtgagctagattcaggtaatgacattaggtcattcctgatcattgcacagcaaacccgatgaaagtcttaaactacatcctaggtatagctggtgttcgcactgtcctatgaatgaattgaaatgaaatacgaatgaatgaatgaagcagactctgtgtttgctaaagaaggctccctagttgaggtcccatatgttgagccctcattttggaaagtcttaaggttaagtctatgataataaggtctcatggtatatgaatgaataatatgaaagaaactatgtgttatatgttatgtgatatgTGAAGATGTTATGTCTTGTGTGCAACACGatgattataatgatgcatgtcactctcatggcataactttcctaatctcattttagcaagtccactgacttgactcccaaacatcatgttgttagaaaagagctcttcttcctcatgcatgtccctggtgtgtacttgcatatacccatacttagtacaagtgtgtactaattccatacgaacatctacttttaggtgcaggcacaggtggacgctagagctacaggttcgttgttgcagctatccggacgtcagtattcatccggagtttggtaggtcctcatgctttcgaggatgctactgttttacattctagcgtagttttagagttgaactagtggagcatgttccactagcgtttctttcctgttttggttcagactttgtattggtgctattttggccgatatacaattaatacttaatgaattatttctttcagttgcttatctcttaaatgttagattgttgatgatgaacgattacgaaatgttaagaatattcagcaagtatgattaaagaatcaaaaaaattcaaattttccgctaaaatttatctatgtaaagtaagaataacgtaagtaggcttgtctgcgacctctgagaggtcaacgatgccggtctcgtctggggcctagattccggtcgtgacaattaTCACTAATGTCTCCATTATATTATGTGGATGACCGATCTAAATCATAGAAAGACTAAGttgtttatttaaaaattgttgTTTGCATTTGTTTTGAACTTACTTTGATAATTTTGctattcatatatgtaaatatcGTGATATATGAATGTACAATGTGGTAATTTAATGGCATAAAACATGCATCATGGACACATTCAAATcctaaaatcataaaatcaagGTGGTCAGTACATTAGACACTCTTTTTGATGAATCTTCTTCTGAATTCTTCATAAGAAAGAAACAAGTCAAACTGAAGGCACTACTAAGAATAAGGTACAAGAGATGGTTTATGTTAGTTTATTggaattattatatttgttcaCTTCACTTACATGTAAGCATACTTAATAGGTGCAAATTCAAGGGGTTCAAATTGGATGTGTAATTAATTTGACTGAAACAACAAGCATAACTGCTTCACCAATTACAGTAGCAACAACCGCAGCTGCTTCACCAATTTCAGCAGCTGCAAACACAACCAGTTCTCCAAACACGCAGCTACAAGCAGAACCACTTCACCATTTACAGGAGTAAAAACTACAACCATTGTATTTAGCGAATCAGTTGTGCCTTTTGCTGCAGTAATTGGGATCTAGAGTAGTAATTCTTCAGAATTCTAGAGTTGTTATTTAACTCTTGAAATCTAAGTTTTGACACAGATATTGGGAAACAATATGCATTTACTAAGATTAGGTAAAATACTATCTAAAAATAGATCATACatttaagaattatttttggaggacataaaaaatactttaagtATGAGCATTAAATTGGACACCATGTATAGAGAGGGAAATAGAGAATCCAATTCAGTGGTGGAAATTTAAGGAACAAACGAAGGGTTTTTTATAGTAGGTTTgagttatttttgttgaaattaatgCATTCACATCTGATGTTTAGTCTTTCAATAttgtctcttcatttttcaagtagtcttttatgattttataataCGTGTATCTAGTTAATTGTTcaagactttttgttttctaatatgagtagtataaatagtcaTTTAGTCGATGGTTGTAATGATCTAAAGTGATCTTAAGTAGGTTATATAAAACTTTAGTATTCTCCAACAATAGTATTCTCCTTCTATATTTCCCACAAATTGATATGAAAAGCAGATTTTCGTTCTTAATTTGGGGTAcacatttaaaacaaaaatccaataattttcttaaagtttgaataattaatttattttgaacttTGAAACAGGTTAAGTGACGAAGACTGCTATAATTCATAAAGAGATATTGTCTTAGCCAAGGAATTCTTAATGCTAAGATAGAGACACAATTACTAATTCTCAGGAATATACTCACAAATGTTTGAAAACCACCATGAAAAAATCATACGAGGAGTCGAGATGATCAAACAAATGATTTAACAGTTAAAAATTGAGATTATAATGTTTTCATCAAAGGAAATAAGCTAGCAGTTTTACAAATCTTGCTTTCAAGCAAAAGGATACTAtatactttcaatatttttagtcGATACCATTTATGCaaaagagaataattaattcatacaaAACAAAACTTTCCTACATAAGAGTCAAGAATAGACAGATTAAGCAAGGATTTAAGAAATACGAAAAAGGAGAAATCGTGTCCGTTTtgtatatttcttctttttcatatttgttataTCTTACATGTTGAGGTATCCTTCTACTCTTGACTCTGACGTAGGAAATCATTGTTCTTTGAATGAATTATTCTCTTTTCCATTAATGGTATCGACTGAAAATCTCGAAAGTTTATTGCATGTCTTTTGCTCTCGAAAGCACGATTTGTAAAACTGCTAGCTTATTTCCTTCTCTAAACACATGTATAATCTTAATTTGTAATTGCCGAATTACCTTACCGATTTTCTCTACTCcttttatgattttttcatGTAAGTTTTCAAACATTTGAGAGTATATTCTTGAGAATCATAATGTTTGTCTCTATGTTTGAATTTAAGAATTTCTTGGCTAAGACAATATTTCATGGCTCTATAAATTACTGTAGTCTATGCCATTAGACTTGAAGCTTCTCCGATCTATCCTTCTTAGGCGTAGATTAGATCTCCAATATCATTccttaaataaaaaagtatgaGCTTAtatatcatgaattttttttatatgattcatCTATGTGTATTTGGTTATAAAAACATAGTCTAGGCTCTTGTAATTTCTCAAAAAAGGAACAAGTGTTGTCCCTGTTGGTGTTAAAGATAAGCAGAGGTAGttgagttataaatttttatacttGTTGTAGGTTAGGACATACAgtctatagtttttttttttttcaaaatcccTCATACTTGACCACCTTAAGATTTATTTACCATTGTATTATCATATCACATTTTATACTATTCATTAAATGGATGAattgcaacaaaaaaaaaaattgtagacgTCATGGGATTTCTCTTCTATTATATTTGTACTATTAACTCTTTGTCTCTTATTATTGcacaatgatttttttattgttccCTCTCAATAAAAGAGATGATATACATGAGGTTGTTGGaattatattctaaaaatatagTCCAACTCACgttaaagaaattttaaaatggatTTAGAAGACTTAGGTAAGAATCTatgttaaaaaagaaatttctaatggtattttttttttttggcatagTAGCTACATGTTCCATGAATATGCAGTAGATGTGATCTTCTCAGTAAATTTAGATGTGTTTAAGTTCAATGTATTTGTGTTAGAGTTTGTGAGTTGCAAGAAAAATAGAGtctatcaagatcacaacctaaaCCTTCTCGGTCACGTAAACAATGTATACTCTGTAATATACAACACACATAACTCACTATTTCATCATAAGTCACAACTGATAGAATTTCCATAATCTAAATTACTCCAACATGCATGGAAGTTTAGCAAAGAAGATAGGTCCTTGGAACTAATATATGTGTACAACATTGTCCTAAAGATAGAAAAAACATGTCTTATGTTTTTTGTGATGTTAGGCCATGAAAATTTTACTGTCATGGAAAGAATTTAATTCAAAGTCAAAATGTTAGATCCTCGATAGAGTACTCTgtaataattatcaaaattctaacagaatattattttaatttattaaaagtgTGAGGTACAGGAGAATCTATTAAGGTAAATGCACAACATTCTCATTTAGATTTAtgttgaataaaaaaatcattaatgagTATTTTAGTTCAACGGTAACTTCAAAAATAAGGAAAGAGTTTAGAGAAAGCTAAACAAACATAACATAGAACTAGTTTAACTATTCAAATTTCTTGATGCATCTCTTAATAGAGGAGAACCCTTTTCTCAATTTGTTAAACTTCATAATTATTGTTCATTGGCCTTTGCCCTTTACACTTCCATGTAAATACCTTGAGCAAAATATTagatattcttaaaaaatataccCTTCAGGTTGATTTCTATTATAAACATAACATTTCAATATGTGTAAAGATCTTTATGATATAACATGATATCATTCAAACTTCTTCTTAGCATGTTAAATTAACAAggtacataaaattaaattaaatctaTGCATTAAAAACATGCCTCTCAATTGGATACATCCACCTATTCTGTACAAGCCCACAAAACTTAACCTTTCTGCGAAGATGATTGACTATATGCACCATAACGTCAAAAAATGCtggttgaaatattttattctaatttacTCAGTGTTGTTGGAATTTTCCTGTAGtgttttcaaaaacaatttattgaaaaatatgcATAACTCGGTGATATCATCAAAGACCTTACTTGGCACGTCTCGGAGAATTCCAAGAGGAAGTAGttgtattaataaaatatgtgaatcATGTCTCTTAATCCATTAGTTTACGATCATCTAACTTCATCCACCATCATATATTGGAAGAATGACCATTTGAAACCTTAACTACTTTCAAGAACTTGTGTACTTTAGACTTCTCATCTAGTGATAAAGAATAGCATGTTTATAAGTAATACTATCTCCCATCGCTATAAGTTTGATAGAAAATGAAGGGCTGATATCATAATTTCAAAGCAATCCTACCAGTTTGCGGGCAAAACAAccacgaaataaaataattcaaccTCATTCACATAGAAGTATAGTTTCTTTCTTGAGTTTATGTTATGCATATCATTAATGTATCAACAAGTTTATATTACATCTTCATGGAAATTAGGCCATTATTATCCTTCGATAAAATTTAAGTAGAAATTTTTAATCATGTTCTCTAATTTGTGGACCACATCTAGCATTATTACTAACAAGTTCCTACACAAGCTCCACCTATTATATACCCCATCGCTAcatttttacttgttcattgtTGACTTGACATGCGTTTTAAGGAGAAACAAGATAATCACTACATTCCATTATAGTAGACAGTAGAGTATACTTCCCGACTAAATCAAAGAATCTAGCTGAGATGTGTCATAATCTAGTTGAGATATTCCATAACATATATACTTTGACTAGATTCTAGTATGTCTGAGGGTGTAACCAAAGCTTAATGCCTCTATATAGAGGATCGtaatagatgaagaaatttagattaatttatttccattttatatgtataataatataaatttaaactttcaattcactacaccattttaggcctaTGGCCACACTAAATCTAAGTAACGCTTGAAAAGTGTTGCGTAAAAATTTTTTGGAGAGAAATTTTCTTGAAGGAGAGATTCCTCGAGAAATCGGTGATCTTCGTTACTTGACGATCCTAGACCTGCAAATTAATCAACTTAGTGGCTCTATACCACCATCTATTTTTAACATTACTACAATGCATGTGATTGCTCTTACGGACAACAATCTTACTGGAAATCTTCCTATAACTATATGTGATCATCTTCCAGACTTGAAAGGACTTTACCTCCGTAAAAACTCCCTAGATGGAGTTATTCCACCAAACCTGGAGAAATGCAGAAAGCTTCAAAAATTGGAATTGGGTGACAATGAGTTTATTGGAACTTTACCAAGAGAGCTAGCTAACTTAACAGCtcttacatatttatatatttcagaTCTGCATTTGAAAGGTAGtatgaaattttcttctttttctcttttccaaCCAAACTTGGAACTCATGATATATTTCCTGAAAATTGACAGGTGAGATACCAATGGAGTTCGGTAATCTTCAGAAACTTCACGAGTTGGATTTAGCACACAATGAGCTAACTGGCTCTGTTCCTCACAACATTTTCAACATGTCAGCACTGCAGAATATAGATTTTGGAGAAAA is part of the Solanum lycopersicum chromosome 1, SLM_r2.1 genome and harbors:
- the LOC104646609 gene encoding probable leucine-rich repeat receptor-like protein kinase At1g35710; the encoded protein is MHVIALTDNNLTGNLPITICDHLPDLKGLYLRKNSLDGVIPPNLEKCRKLQKLELGDNEFIGTLPRELANLTALTYLYISDLHLKGEIPMEFGNLQKLHELDLAHNELTGSVPHNIFNMSALQNIDFGENKLSGSIKDRT